In Lactiplantibacillus pentosus, the sequence ATAACAAGGTTTCAAATGAGATATGACTGACAATTTTATCATATGAGCTTATGACTGGCGAACATTAAAACTGGCCAATAATCTCTGGACGTCTCGTTAGTGGTTATATACGACGAACTATCATCGATGCTGATTCATAGTTTACATCAAGGACCAGTCTCCTAATATCCAGTGGCCAATTGTACCAAGCTAGGTGGTCGTTCATCCGCCATTCGAGCGGCTTTCCGACTGGAGGGGCTGGCTGACAATGCTCAAGGGCGAAATTCTTCTTGTCCGGGCGGGTTTCCCGGGCTAGAAGAAGACTCGTATTTGAAATTGCGCAGTGGGCTGCTGCGTGAGTTCAAATCGATGTCCGCCCTGTTCCAGCGTTGTCAGCCAGCCCCGGAGGTCGGAATAGGGCGCGCATCGGCTGACTAACAGGAATCCAACTTAGCACGCTTTAATCATGATTCATGACAAATTAACTAACACAATCCGTACCTGCTTTCCGACACGAAATATCCCTAATGCACCTCCAGCTATTGCCCCAGGATGTCTCAGTAATAAAAAAGGCCCGAAGTTGTGCTTCGTGACCTCCAGACTGCTATTTATTTCGGAAAACATATAATTTCGAGAATAAGAAATTCCCGATAATCGCCCCAGCTTGGCCAAGAATCTTAGCAAGGACTGCCGGGCTGCCAATGACAGACATTAGCAACCATAAGATTGCGGCTTCAATCAAGTAAGTCACGATCCGCGTGGCATAAAACTTGCCCATTTCACGAAAGACATACTTGGAATGGTGATCAAACACCTTCAGCCGGTCGACCCAAAAGGCGACTTGCACGGCGATCACCCAGGAAATCACGTTAGCGACCTGATATTCCAAACCAATTAAATGGTAGGTTGTATAGAAGGTGGCAAAATTGACCGCCACACTAATTAAGCCCCATAAAATATAGCGAATCGCTTGATTACGGGTCTCTTTCACTGGCGATAGAATTTGCTTATCCAATTCTGCCGTTGGTTCTAGGATATCCGTCACCGTTTCTTCATTCTGATTCGATTTACTCATGATTATCACACCTGGCTTTCTTCACTTAAACCCCATTATCATGAAATAATTTGTTTTAAGTTGCATCATTATCATTCAATGAGTAAAATTCAACACATCTTAATCTTATCACAGCAGTTAACTATTGGCGATGACAACTATCCAATTTCTATCAAGATAATTATCCCGCAATGTCGGGCAATCTGCCAGAAAGAACACATGCTACTCTCATCGTTAGCTGAAACTAAATGTAAGGAGCTTAACAATGCTTGCGCTACTAATTATTTTTATCATTTATCATTTCATTCACGAACAGTTCGAATACAGTCGGATCACGCGGTTGAACTACTGGATTATTCCAGTCATCATGCTGTATCAATTTATCCGGACTTTCACGTGGTCAATCACCAACGGCATCGTGCTGGTTGGCATTCTGGTGTTTGCAACGGTCGTCGGTTATTTTCAAGCCAGTCACACGCAATTGAAAATTGAGCCGACTATCCAGCATCATTCTGCTGACGCCCAATCTACAACCGTTGTGAAAACGTCCTCACACCAAAAAGCAGCCGCCGGTCAGCCAACCACGAATCGGGCCACAACGGTCAGTGCACAAGGCGGTCGGTCCTACCTGCTTGGCTGGGTATTGACGTTAGGCGCGCAGTTGGTGATCGAATGGGCCTATCTCCACGAGGAACTCTCCTGGGCAACCATCAATAATGAATTCTTGAAAGAAGTCTTCGCAGACCTCAGCTCAATTTATCGTTTTTCTGAAAGCGGCCGCCACACGAGTTGGACCCTTTGGGCATTGACCGGCGCAACCAGTTTGGCATACACACT encodes:
- a CDS encoding GtrA family protein, with protein sequence MSKSNQNEETVTDILEPTAELDKQILSPVKETRNQAIRYILWGLISVAVNFATFYTTYHLIGLEYQVANVISWVIAVQVAFWVDRLKVFDHHSKYVFREMGKFYATRIVTYLIEAAILWLLMSVIGSPAVLAKILGQAGAIIGNFLFSKLYVFRNK